A genome region from Methylohalobius crimeensis 10Ki includes the following:
- the pheA gene encoding prephenate dehydratase: MKTGDKLRELRRRIDAIDAELLRLLNERAELALQVAEVKRAAGDDDCFYRPDREAEVLRRIKAKNPGPLDDDVAVRIFREIMSACLALEKPLQVAFLGPEGTFTQQAAYKHFGQAIAALPLPAVDEIFRAVAGGACGYGVVPVENSTEGVVTHTLDSFLNTSLLISGEVVLRIHHNLMSRRAELQAIEEVFSHQQSLAQCREWLDRFLPHAKRTPVSSNAEGARLAAIVPNSAAIAGEVAARLYELDVLESSIEDDPDNTTRFLVIGKQPVGPTGDDKTSLVVSTRNAPGALYRLLQPFADHRISMSKIESRPSRQGMWEYVFFIDIEGHRDDVRVTEALTALEERAQMVKWLGSYPRAVI, encoded by the coding sequence ATGAAAACGGGGGACAAATTAAGGGAGCTGCGTCGCCGAATCGACGCCATCGATGCGGAACTGCTGCGCTTGCTCAACGAACGCGCCGAGCTGGCCCTGCAAGTGGCGGAAGTGAAAAGGGCTGCCGGCGACGACGACTGTTTCTATCGGCCCGACCGGGAAGCGGAGGTGCTGCGTCGGATCAAAGCGAAAAATCCGGGGCCCTTGGACGATGATGTGGCGGTACGGATTTTCCGCGAAATCATGTCCGCCTGCCTGGCCTTGGAAAAGCCGCTTCAGGTGGCTTTTTTGGGACCGGAGGGCACCTTCACCCAGCAGGCGGCCTACAAGCATTTCGGTCAGGCCATCGCGGCCTTGCCGCTGCCGGCCGTGGATGAGATTTTCCGGGCAGTGGCGGGCGGTGCTTGCGGCTACGGCGTGGTGCCGGTGGAAAATTCCACCGAAGGGGTGGTCACCCATACCCTCGACAGCTTTCTCAACACTTCCTTGCTGATCTCGGGCGAGGTGGTGCTGCGCATTCACCATAATCTGATGAGTCGTCGCGCCGAGTTGCAGGCGATCGAAGAAGTATTTTCCCATCAACAATCCCTCGCCCAGTGCCGAGAATGGCTCGACCGTTTCCTGCCCCACGCCAAGCGTACCCCGGTCAGCAGCAACGCCGAGGGTGCCCGGCTCGCGGCGATTGTTCCCAATAGCGCCGCCATCGCCGGCGAAGTGGCTGCCCGGCTGTACGAGCTCGATGTGCTCGAATCCAGTATCGAGGACGACCCCGATAACACCACTCGCTTTTTGGTCATCGGTAAACAACCCGTCGGCCCCACCGGGGACGACAAGACTTCCCTGGTGGTTTCCACGCGCAATGCGCCCGGCGCTTTGTACCGCTTGTTGCAACCCTTCGCCGACCACCGAATCAGCATGAGCAAGATCGAATCGCGTCCCAGTCGGCAAGGCATGTGGGAATATGTGTTCTTCATCGATATCGAAGGCCACCGTGACGATGTGCGCGTGACCGAAGCATTGACGGCGCTGGAGGAACGGGCGCAGATGGTGAAGTGGCTGGGGTCTTATCCGAGGGCGGTGATTTGA